The stretch of DNA TCAAAAAGAATGGTAGGAATGATTAATTACGACTTACAGAAAATCCGTGCTATCGTGCTCGATGTGGATGGGGTGCTGTCGGCTCAAACCATTACCTTGGCATCAGACGGCGAGCCTCTTCGCACCGTTAACATCAAAGATGGTTATGCCATTCAGTTGGCCTGCAAACAAGAACTTCGCATCGGTATTATCACCGGTGGCGATACGCAGGCCGTCAGACTGAGATACGAACGTCTTGGTGTGAAAGACCTCTACATGAAGACGGCTGTGAAGCTGACGGCCTACGAAGATTTCATTGAGAAATACGGGCTGCGTGATGAGGAAGTGATGTATATGGGCGACGATGTGCCCGACTTCGAGGTGATGACCCGTTGCGGATGCCCCTGCTGTCCCGCAGATGCCTGTGCCGATATCAAGAACGTTAGTCTTTACGTGAGCCACTATCCTGGCGGGCAGGGCTGCGTTCGAGACATCATCGAACAAACAATGAGGGCACAGAATAAATGGATGAATACCGCCAAAGCCTTTGGTTGGTAAGCCGCGACATAAAAAGAAAGAAACATGAAAAGCTATCAACTGATATTGGCAAGCCAATCGCCCCGGCGAAAAGAGCTGCTCGAGGGTTTGGGAATCCCGTTTTGTGTACGTGTGATTGAGGGTATCGACGAGAGTTTTCCCGAGGATTTGCCCATCGAAGACATCCCCGTTTATATTTCCAAGCAGAAAGCATCGGTCTATGCCAAGTGCATAGCCGAAGACGAAGTGGTGCTCACGGCCGACACGGTAGTGGTGTGTCAAGGACAGGTATTGGGCAAACCGAAAGACGAAGACGATGCCCGCCGCATGCTTAATCTGCTCAGCGGGAGAACACATGAGGTGATCACCGGCGTCACTGTCAAGACACGGGAAGAAGAAAAAAGTTTTTCGGTCGTCACAGAGGTGCAATTCAAGTCCCTCACACCGCAGGAAATCGATTTTTATATCCGTCGTTTCAAACCCTTCGATAAGGCCGGAGCCTACGGCATACAAGAGTGGATAGGCTACATCGGCGTGATCTCCATCCATGGGAGCTACTTCAACGTCATGGGATTGCCCGTGCAACGCATTTACGAAGAACTGAAAACGTTTTTCCCGATTTCGTAAATCCCTTATCAACAACGTTCTGTTACTGTTTTTTGACTGAAGATGTAAAAAAGTATTGCAATATTGTTGTGTTAACAAAATAATGAGTACATTTGCATACATCAGTAGGCATTTAGTTTTTTTAGTATGGCAAATTCAGTAGAGACACAAGGCAAAAAGAAGGATTCCCCGATATTCATTAATCCCCATTTGATGGGTAAATTAGCGAGGAATATCAATCAGGAGATTTCTGTTAATCAGAAGTACAAAGACAAACATTACTCGGCGAAACAGCTGGCAAAAGACTTGGGCACCAACACGAGGTATGTATCCACGGTCATCAACCGACAGTTTGGAATGAACTACACCTCCTTTGTCAACAAATTTCGCATTGAGGAAGCGATGCGATTGTTGAAAGACGACAGAATGTCGCACCTCAATATTGAGGAAGTTTCGGATGCGGTGGGCTTCTCCACTCGTCAGTCTTTCTACACGTCGTTTAAGAGAATTGTAGGGATGACTCCGCGGGAGTACCGGATTTCTCAGTACGATGTAGTTGAATAAATGGTATCTCCACAGGACGAAAGTCGTGTGGAGATTTTTTGATCTCTGCCGGATGGCATGAGAAAAGGGCCTTTTCGGCTTCCCAAAATTGGGAAAGACAGAAAACGAAAGAAAATAGACTTCCCAAAGTTGGGAAAGCTCCAAAATGAGAAAAAGGAGGGTTCTCAAGGTTGGGAAAGGCCCAAAACGAGAAAAAGAAAGTTTCCCAAAGTTGGGAAAGACTGAAAACGGGAAAAACAAGATGTCCCAAACTTGGGACGCTTCCCCAGACTTAAGACTCGGATGTCAACGCCCTACAACCCTCCTCACGGAAGAACTCGAGGCGCGAAACACAAAACAATGAAATTGAAACCGATGACAGATACATTCCATTATTCCGACGAGAAATTCGCAGACATTCAGATGTTGCGCTATCGACTGCCCGGATTCGAGCAGTTGCCCCTTCAGAAGAAACTCTACATTTATTATCTCTCACAAGCAACATTGTGCGGACGCGACATCACTACCGATCAGTTCGGCCGTTACAATCTGCGTATCCGGCAATCGCTCGAAGCCATTTATCGATATTATCGGGCAGAGACAACGGATGTTGGGGGCAGCGAAGAGGCGACGAATCGACTCAACGGGCAGGCGAAAAAGAATCTCGAGGCCCTGCGGGTGTATCTTAAACGCGTATGGTTTTCGAATGGTATCTACCACCATTACGGTTGCGAGAAGATGGAACCTGGGTTCGATGAGACGTTTTTCCGGGCTGCCCTCCATGCGGTTCCTACTTCCGAGTTGCCCATGCAGGGGTATAACACGGTGGACGAACTCTGCAACGAACTTTGCAACGTCATCTTCCGCCCCGACTTTCAGCCCAAACGGGTAAACAAAACCGACGGCGAAGATCTTGTTCAAACCTCGGCTTGCAATTATTATGAGGGCGTGAGCCAAGCAGAGGCCGAAGCTTTTTATGCAGATAAGAAAAAGCGGAGCGGTAGTTATTCACCGTCGTGGGGACTGAACTCGAAGTTGGTGAAGCGCAACGGTCGGCTCGAAGAAATTGCATGGACAGCCACGGGACTCTATGGTTCCGCCATCCGCCAAATCGTCTTTTGGTTGGAAAAGGCCAAAGACGTAGCAGAGAATCATCAACAGGAAGAGGTCATCGGGTTGCTCATCGACTATTATCGCACCGGATGTCTCGAAACGTTCGACACTTACAGTATCGCTTGGCTCAAGGAACAAGAGGGGCAGGTGGATTTCATCAACGGATTCATTGAAGTCTACGGCGACCCGTTGGGCCTCAAAGCCTCTTGGGAGGGCATTGTGCACTACAAAGATCTCGAGGCTACTCGCCGTACGCAACTCATCAGCAGTCATGCGCAATGGTTTGAAGACCATTCGCCCGTCGCTCCTCCATTTCGTAAGCGCGAGGTGCGTGGCGTAACGGCCAACGTTGTCTGTGCAGCTATGCTCGGCGGTGACGAATATCCTTCTACCGCCATTGGTATCAATCTGCCCAATGCCGACTGGATTCGTGCCCAGCACGGATCTAAGAGCGTTACCATCGGTAATCTTACCGAGGCCTATAACCGGGCGGCGAAAGGCAATGGATTTAAGGAGGAATTTGTGGTGGACGAAGATACGCTTCGTCTCATCGAACGCTATGGCGACCTCTGCGATGATCTGCACACCGATTTGCACGAGTGTCTCGGTCATGGTAGCGGACAACTCCTGCCCGGTGTCAGTCCCGATGCCCTCAAAGCCTATGGCAACACGATAGAGGAGGCCCGCGCCGATCTCTTCGGACTTTACTATCTGGCCGACGAAAAACTCGTTCAACTCGGCCTCGTTCCCGATGCTGAGACCTACCGCGCCCAGTATTACACCTACTTGATGAACGGACTCCTCACCCAACTCACCCGCATCGAACCGGGTAAGCAAATCGAAGAGGCTCATATGCGTAACCGTGCACTTATTGCCCGCTGGGTAATCGATCAGGGCAACGGGGCCGCAGAACTCATCCGTCGAGACGGAAAGATCTTCGTCCGCATCAACGACTATCCCCGTCTGCGAGAACTCTTCGCCCGTCTGCTGGCTGAGATACAACGCATCAAGAGCGAAGGCGACTTCGAAGCGGCACGTCACCTCGTCGAATCTTACTCCGTGAAGGTGGATGCAGGTCTGCATCGCGAAGTGCTCGACCGTTATGCCCGCCTCTGCCTCGCACCCTACAAAGGCTTTATCAATCCTCGCCTTACACCTGTTACGGACGAAAACGGTGCGATTGTCGACATTGCCATCGACTATACCGAGGCTTACGACGAACAGATGCTCCGCTATTCGACTCACTATTCTTTTCTTTCAACGGAAAACCTCGAAACGAAATGACAGAAGCAACCCACCAACGCCTCATGGCTATCAAACAGTCGTTCCGCTTTGTGATGGACGGAACTACCTCACGGTTGATGGCCAGCAAAGGGGCTACCTATAAAATCAATTGGGGCGTACCTTTCCATGAACTTCGAAAAATGGCTCAGGACTATGGGAAAGACTACGACCTGGCTGTGGAACTCTGGAAAGAGGACATCCGCGAGTGTAAAATTCTCGCTACCCTCATCATGCCTCCCGAACGTATGTCGACCGATCTTGTAGACGTATGGATGGAACAACCTCTCTCACAGGAGATGGCCGAGATGCTGGCTTTCAATCTTTATCAGTATCTTTCTTTCGCCCCAGCGTTGGCCTATCGCTGGATGGCCGCCGAAGATGTTTCGCGGCAAATTTGCGCTTACCATATTCTTGCTCGTCTTTTCATGCGTGGACAGGAGCCCAACGAACGTGGGGCCGACGAATATCTCGACCAAGTGGATGCGGCTCTGCACCACGATCACCTCGGCGTAAGGCGCGCTGCATCGGCCAGTTTGCAAAAGTTTTCTCTCTTGGGTGAGGAATACGCTAAGCGAGTTACTCCTTGGCTCCAATCGATCTAATTCTCCGTTCTCTTGGATCGCCAGGACATTGGAGGTCCAGTGTGTAGGGATGTTTTATATAATAATGTGTCTGCCCTTTGAAGATTTTGTTGTAATTTTGTGCGGCTGACAAAGAAAGCTCGCAAATGAAGACAGACATCAACAATAAAGCGCGTCGGATTCTCGACGCCTATCTCGAAGCCAACGGTCATCGCAAAACAACCGAGCGATATACCATTCTCAATGCAGCATGTCACATCAATGGGCATTTCTCGTTAGAAGATTTGTCTGATGCTATCACGGTAGCGGGACTGAAAGTGAGTCGGGCCACGCTCTACAATACGATGCGGCTCTTCGCAAGACTGCAATTGGTGGTGCGGCACAGACTGGCCGACGGAACTAAATATGAGATGAACTTAGGCGACGATTGTCACTGTCATCAAGTGTGTACGCTGTGCGGTGCGGTCTCGGAAGTGAGAATCCCCGAGGTGAGTAGAGTGCTTGAGGCGGCAACGTTCAACAACTTCCGGCAAGACGGATTCACCCTCTACCTCTACGGTGTCTGCTCGGAATGCCAAAATAGATTGGAGAGAACAAAGAAATCCGAGAAGAAAAGAAAACTTGTAAAAGAAAAAACAATATGAGCAAAGGAAAAGTGGACGTCCTATTGGGATTACAGTGGGGCGACGAAGGCAAAGGAAAGGTGGTAGACGTGCTCACCCCCGAATATGACGTGATAGCACGTTTCCAGGGCGGACCCAATGCCGGGCATACGCTCGAGTTCAACGGTGAGAAATATGTTTTGCGCAGCATCCCATCGGGTATCTTCCAAGGCGGGAAGGTGAATGTCATTGGTAACGGAGTGGTGTTAGCTCCCGACCTGTTTATGGCTGAAGCCCAGGAGTTGGAACGAAGCGGGCACGACTTGAAAAGTCGACTGTATATCTCGAGAAAAGCCCATCTGATCATGCCTACTCATCGTTTGCTTGATGCGGCCTACGAGTCGGCGAAAGGAGCGAGCAAGGTGGGAACGACTGGTAAGGGAATCGGTCCGGCCTACACCGACAAAGTGTCGCGAAACGGACTGCGCGTGGGTGACATTTTCGACGGCTTCGAAGAGAAATACACCCAGCATAAGACACAACACGAAGCCATTCTGCGTAGCCTGAACTACACCCACTACGACTTATCTCAGACAGAGCAAGCCTGGATGAAGGGCGTGAACTATTTGCGCGGATTTAATATCGTAGACAGCGAACACGAACTCAACCATCTATTACAAAACGGGAAATCCATTCTTTGCGAGGGTGCGCAAGGTACGATGCTCGATGTCGACTTCGGCAGCTATCCCTTTGTCACTTCGTCTAACACCATCACCGCCGGAGCGTGCTCGGGACTGGGCATCGGGCCCAATAAAATCGGCAACGTCTATGGCATCATGAAAGCCTATTGCACCCGCGTAGGCTCGGGACCGTTCCCCACCGAACTCTTCGACAAGACGGGCAAACAGCTCCGTGATCTCGGACATGAATATGGGGCCGTGACCGGTCGCGAACGTCGCTGCGGATGGATCGACCTCGTGGCTCTTCGTTATGCCATCATGATCAACGGTGTGACGCACCTCATTATGATGAAGAGCGACGTGCTTGACGGTTTCAGCACCATCAAGGCCTGCATAGCCTATCAACGCGATGGCAAAATATTGGACGATTTCCCCTACGACATCGAGCACAACATTCAACCGGTATACAAAGAACTGCCGGGTTGGCAAACCGATATGACGGGCCTCACCAGCGAGGATCAATTTCCCGCAGCTTTCAAGGCCTATATCGATTTCTTGGAAGAAGAGCTTAAGACGCCCATCAAAATCGTCTCCATCGGTCCGGACCGTAAGCAGACTATCGTGAGAAAAGGATGACTGAAAAAGGAAAGCAAATGACGAATAAACCCTCTATCCCCAAAGGAACGCGCGACTTCTCGCCCATCGAAATGGCGAAGCGCAATTACATCTTCAACACCATCAAGAGCGTTTATGCCCTGTACGGATTCGAGCCCATCGAAACGCCGGCTATGGAAACGCTGCAAACACTACTGGGCAAGTATGGCGAAGAGGGCGACAAACTGCTCTTCAAGGTGCTCAACTCGGGCGACTTTATGAGCAAAGTCGCTACAGAAGAACTTGTCGATGGAAATTCGCTGCGACTCTCGACCTGCATCTGCGAAAAAGGTCTGCGATACGATCTCACCGTTCCTTTCGCCCGCTACGTTGTGATGCACCGCGATGAATTGCAATTACCTTTCAAACGCTACCAAATTCAGCCTGTGTGGCGTGCCGACCGGCCACAGAAAGGCCGTTACCGCGAGTTCTATCAGTGCGATGCAGACGTGGTAGGTTCCGACTCGTTGCTCAACGAGGTGGAACTCCTCCAAATCATCGACACCGTCTTCACCCGTTTCGGCATCCGCGTGCAAATCAAACTGAATAATCGGAAGATACTTGCCGGCATCGCCGAATACATTGGTGCACCCGATCAAATCGTCGACATCACCGTGGCCATTGATAAACTTGATAAAATCGGTCTTGATGCCGTGAACGCCGAATTGTTGTCCAGCGGTATCCCTGCCGATGCCATAGAAAAGCTTCAGCCCATTCTCACGCTTTCGGGCAGCAACGCAGACAAGCTCGATACCATTTATCGCACCATTGCCACGTCGGAAACAGGGAAGAAAGGCATTGAAGAAACGCGATTCATCCTTGACAAATTGGACATGGTGGGACTGAACAATGAGCTCGAACTCGACCTCACCCTGGCCCGTGGACTCAACTATTACACCGGAGCCATCTTCGAAGTAAAGGCCTGCGACGTAGCCATTGGCAGCATTACAGGCGGCGGACGCTACGACAACCTCACGGGTATCTTTGGAATGCCGGGGTTGAGCGGGGTAGGGTTCAGCTTTGGTGCAGACCGAATTTACGACGTTCTCAACACGCTCGACCTTTATCCACGAGAACTGGTGGGTACCACACGCCTGCTTTTCATCAATTTCGGCGAGGCGGAGGCTGACTATTGTCTTCCGCTCATCTCCCAGATTCGTTCCGCCGGCATCACGGCCGAAATTTATCCCGATTCCGTCAAGATGAAAAAACAGATGAGCTATGCCAACGCCAAACACATCCCCTTTGTGGCACTGGCAGGCGAAACGGAGATGAAAGCCGGCAAAATTACCCTCAAGAACATGGAGACGGGCGAGCAGACGCTCGTCACAATCGACGAACTCATCACTGCCATCGGCTGAAAAGTTGAAAATCATCCATAATCTTACTGATGGCTCTGAACATTTCAGAAAGCTTCCCTGGCACCCAGCGGTGATTCTGAACATTTCAGAAAGCTTCCCTGGCACCCAGCGGCCGTTCTGAACATTTCAGAAAGCTTCCCTGGCACTCAGCGGCCGTTCTGAACATTTCAGAAAGCTTCCCTGACATCCAGCGGTGGTTCTGAAAAGTTCAGAAGAGAAAAAACAAAACACCATGTTCAACCTCAAGAGAGAAAATCGACTTCGCATTTATATGGGGTTGTAAAAAGATTGTCGTATTTTTGCAGCCAAAACGATAAAAACAAAAAAGTGATGATAAAAATAACGTTTCCAGACGGCTCTGTCCGTGAATATAAAAAAGGTATTACAGGTATAGAAATTGCACAGAGCATCTCGCCCGCCTTGGCACGAGAGGTATTGGCTTGCGGTGTCAACGGAAAGACCGTCGAACTAAACCGACCCATTAACGAAGATGCCACTCTCGCCCTCTATAAATGGGAAGACGCAGAGGGAAAGCACACCTTTTGGCACTCCTCGGCCCACCTGCTGGCCGAAGCCCTCAAAGAACTTTATCCGGGTATACAATTTGGATTCGGACCTGCTCTGGAAAACGGGTTCTTCTATGACGTGATGACCAAAGACGGAACCGCCATCAGTGAAAACGATTTTACCAGAATAGAAGACAAAATGCGCGAACTTGCCAAACGCGACGAACCCATCGTTCGGCGCGACGTGGCAAAAGCCGATGCCTTAAAAGAATTTAAAGCCGACGGACAGGAATACAAATGCGAACATATCGATCTCGATCTCGAAGATGGTACCATCTCCACCTATACGCAGGGAGCCTTTACCGATCTCTGTCGCGGGCCTCACCTCATGTCTACCGGAGCGATCAAAGCCATCAAAATTCTCAGTACAGCTGGTGCCTTTTGGCGTGGCGATGCTAAACGCGACCAACTCACCCGCATCTACGGTATCACGTTCCCCAAGAAAAAAATGCTCGACGAATATCTCGTCATGCTCGAAGAAGCAAAAAAACGCGATCACCGAAAGATAGGCAAGGAAATGGAACTTTTCATGTTCTCCGAACGAGTGGGGAAGGGCCTGCCTATCTGGCTCCCCAAAGGCACAGAACTGCGTCTGCGTCTGCAAGATATGTTACGCAAAATTCAGAAACGCTATGGCTACCAGGAAGTCATTACACCGCACATCGGCAGTAAAAACCTCTACGTCACCTCCGGTCATTATGCACACTACGGCAAAGACTCATTCCAACCCATTCACACACCCGAGGAAGACGAAGAATACATGCTCAAACCCATGAACTGCCCTCACCACTGCGAAGTGTTTGCTTGGAAACCACGTTCGTACAAAGATCTGCCCCTGCGCATCGCAGAATTCGGTACCGTCTATCGATATGAAAAAAGTGGCGAACTACACGGACTCACTCGCGTTCGCTCATTCACTCAGGACGATGCCCATATCTTCTGCCATCCCGAACAAGTGAAGAACGAATTCCTTCGTGTGATGGACATCATTCAGGCCGTGTTCACCATCTTCCAATTCAACGACTTTGAAGCGCAAATCAGTCTGCGAGATCCCAAGAATACCGAGAAATATATCGGCTCAGACGAAGTGTGGGAGGAAAGCGAACAAGCCATTATCGACGCCTGTCGGGAAAAAGGACTCGATGCAAAGATAGAATACGGCGAGGCCGCATTCTATGGCCCGAAACTCGATTTTATGGTAAAAGATGCTATTGGTCGGCGTTGGCAACTCGGCACAATTCAAGTAGACTATAATCTGCCTGAACGTTTTAAGTTGGAATATACTGCTGAAGATAATACTAAAAAGACACCTGTGATGATCCACCGCGCTCCATTCGGATCGCTTGAACGCTTCTGTGCCGTTCTCATCGAACACACTGCGGGACACTTTCCTCTATGGCTCATCCCCGATCAAGTGGCCATCCTACCCATTTCCGAGAAATACAACGACTATGCCCAACGCGTAGCCAAATATCTCGACAGCGTAGGAGTGCGCGCCACACTCGATGCTCGCAATGAAAAAATAGGTCGAAAGATTCGTGACAACGAAATCAAACGCGTTCCCTATATGATTGTCGTCGGTGAAAAAGAAGCAGTCGAAGGACTCGTCTCCATGCGTAAACAAGGTGGTGGCGAGCAAGCGACCATGACGATGGAAGATTTTGCCAAACGCGTCAATGATGAAGTTGCTGCATTGCTTCAAGCCACCGATATTCATCCGGAAGATTGATGCCATCCATATTCTTACTCGTTGTAAACGCCTGTATCACTGCAAATAATCAAAGAATAATTTTGCATGTCGGTTGAAAAGTCGTACTTTTGCAGCCGCTTATCATATTATAGTTGAATGAAGAATGACAAAATAAAGAATCAGTATCGCGTGAATGAACAAATTCGTGTGAAAGAAGTGCGCATCGTTAGCGATGGTGGCTCCACCGTTGTTCCAACACGTCAGGCAATGGATATGGCACGTAGCCAAGGAGTGGATCTCGTGGAGATTTCTCCTAATGCCCAACCGCCCGTTTGTCGTCTCATTGACTATTCGAAATTCCTTTACCAGCAGAAAAAGCATGCAAAGGAAATGAAAGCAAAACAGGTGAAAGTTGACGTGAAAGAGATTCGTTTTGGACCACAGACGGATGAACACGATTATCAGTTCAAACTGAAGCATGCCAAAGAATTCTTAGACAACGGTAACAAGGTTCGTGCATATGTCTTCTTCCGAGGTCGCTCCATTCTTTTCAAAGAACAAGGAGAAGTCCTTTTACTTCGATTTGCCAACGATTTGGAAGAATACGGAAAAGTAGAACAGATGCCTGCCCTTGAAGGAAAGAAAATGTTTCTCTACCTTGCTCCGAAGAAAACTGGAGCTGTGAAAAAGAGCCAGCAAAAGTTGGATCGCGAGAAACGCGAGGCCGAAGCCAAAGATCCGGAGGAGGACGCAGAAAACACAAATAACGGTTTATTTGCAAATGCCAAGAACGGTGAAGACGTTTTGAAAAAGCTACAGACCGAATAATAACAACAAGAATAAAGAAAGAAGGTGCGTAACGCCCGGTATTATGCGTTACCACATAAATAATAACAATTTAAACAACAAAAAAATGCCAAAAGTAAAGACTAATTCCGGTGCAAAGAAGAGATTTCGTTTTACCGGTACAGGTAAGATTAAGAGACATCATGCTTACCACAGTCACATCCTGACAAAGAAAACAAAGAAGCAAAAGAGAAATTTGGTTCACCAAACTCTCGTAGATCGTTCCAACATGAAACAGGTTCGCGATTTGCTCTGCTTGCGTTAAAATTCAGTCAAACATTTAAAAGTTAAGAAAGAACTATGCCAAGATCAGTTAATCACGTTGCTTCAAGAGCAAAGAGAAAGAGAATTCTGAAACTCACGAAAGGTTACTTCGGAGCAAGAAAGAATGTTTGGACTGTAGCAAAAAATACCTGGGAGAAAGGTCTCACCTATGCCTATCGTGATCGTAGAAATAAGAAACGCACTTTCCGTGCTTTATGGATTCAGCGTATCAACGCTGCTGCGCGTTTGGAGAATATGACCTATTCTACTTTGATGGGTGCACTGCATAAGGCCGGTATCGAAATCAACCGCAAGGTATTGGCTGACCTGGCTGTGAACAATCCCCAGGCCTTTAAAGCCATTGTGGATAAGGTGAAATAAACCATTCTTCTGGTTTAGTAAGATAGAGGAGTTTTAACTTTAAAAGTGAAATGTAATTGGCAGCATTGCCAACTCTATAACAAACAAAGAGGATGTATCATTCATTTAATGATACATCCTCTTTGTTTGTATATACGCTATTATTTTGAGTCGCGCTCTTCATCTGATCGGACTATTTTCTCGCAAATAACATTCTATTGAACTGTTTGATACTGCCAAGGGGCGCAAGGAACGACATGTATTCCAAAAGAAAGGGTAAGACCGTAAATCAGCGGACCTTTTAATGTTGCACGATGTAAGTAGAGAGGAGGAGCACAAGCAAAATAGTGCATCCAATGTATGAAATGAAGGAGAGGTAACGAAAACGTTTCTCATCCGCAAAACGATAATAATAGGTACAGGCCTTGTAGCAGAGAAAGGAAATGGAGGTCCCCACGATGGCTCCAACAAGCAGATCACCAGGATAGTGCACACCGAGATAGATTCGACTATAGGAATGCAGCACGGCCCATGCATAGAGAAAGAGGGAGAGTCTCCAGTTTTTGAAAATCAACATGCAGAGCGTAGCCAGCATAAACGAATTGGAGGCATGGCAGGAGGGAAAACCGTAGTTACCGCCTCGATATCCGTCTACGATATGCACCAAATGACTGATACCGCTGTGGAGGTTTGACGGACGTGGGCGATTGAAGAGGGGACGAATAAGTTCCGCGCAGGTGAAGTCACTCAAGGCAAAGGCCACGCCGAAGACTGCCAAAATCACCAAGAGTCGAGGTTTCAGTCCCGCATGGATAATGCTTATGACAAAGATAGTAAAGTACATCGGCGTCCAAACCCATTTGTTGGAGATGAGCGACATAAAGTAGTCGAAAAAAGAATTGTGAAATCCGTTCAGCCAGAGCAGTGTGGCGGCATCCCAGTTGTTGAGCGTTTCTATCATAAAAAGGAGGAGACTTAGCGACTGGCGATATCGTCGTAGAGTTTTTGCAAATAGACCTTACCATAGGGTAGATTTCGACCAGGGCAGCGACCTGTGTCCGAAATCACCGTCTTAGTATCACAATTAAAGACCACAGCATTCTCCTTCGTGATCATTATTAGTGCATTCGGGACGGTAGCGAATCCAAAATGAGGAACCCTGGGATTGAGCAGATCTTTACTAAAGGTGAAAGCTTTGTAAGACAAACCAAGTTGTGAAAGCAGCGTTGCGGCGATGTCAACCTGCGATCCGTAAGTACCAATCTTACCACCACCTTTGAGAGCCCCGCCGAGAAGGATGAGTGGAATATGGTAGCGGTCGACCGAATAGTTGTCGATATTTTCAGGATAACAGCCCAAGTGGTCGGGAACGAGAATTACGAGCGTATTCTTCCATTCTGGGAGTCGCTTGGCTTGAGCAATGAAACGTCCCAAACAATCGTCGGTATAGGCAAAAGCATTGAGAATTTTGTTTTCGAGCCGATGATAAGGAACGTCGAACGGTTCATGACTACTACTGGTTTGTATCACCTTAAGGTAAGGCATAGCCGACGGCTTTCTGAGATCTTCTAAGGCCCGGTTGAAGACATACTCATCGGGCACGCCCCATTTGCTGAGTCGCAGGTGGAGTGGGAAGTCAGCATCGCAAACGATCTTTTCAAAGCCCGCCGTTGTGAGAAAGGAGCGCATGTTGGTAAAATCAGCGTCGCCCCCGTAGTAATAAGCCA from Prevotella sp. oral taxon 475 encodes:
- a CDS encoding dihydrofolate reductase, with the translated sequence MTDTFHYSDEKFADIQMLRYRLPGFEQLPLQKKLYIYYLSQATLCGRDITTDQFGRYNLRIRQSLEAIYRYYRAETTDVGGSEEATNRLNGQAKKNLEALRVYLKRVWFSNGIYHHYGCEKMEPGFDETFFRAALHAVPTSELPMQGYNTVDELCNELCNVIFRPDFQPKRVNKTDGEDLVQTSACNYYEGVSQAEAEAFYADKKKRSGSYSPSWGLNSKLVKRNGRLEEIAWTATGLYGSAIRQIVFWLEKAKDVAENHQQEEVIGLLIDYYRTGCLETFDTYSIAWLKEQEGQVDFINGFIEVYGDPLGLKASWEGIVHYKDLEATRRTQLISSHAQWFEDHSPVAPPFRKREVRGVTANVVCAAMLGGDEYPSTAIGINLPNADWIRAQHGSKSVTIGNLTEAYNRAAKGNGFKEEFVVDEDTLRLIERYGDLCDDLHTDLHECLGHGSGQLLPGVSPDALKAYGNTIEEARADLFGLYYLADEKLVQLGLVPDAETYRAQYYTYLMNGLLTQLTRIEPGKQIEEAHMRNRALIARWVIDQGNGAAELIRRDGKIFVRINDYPRLRELFARLLAEIQRIKSEGDFEAARHLVESYSVKVDAGLHREVLDRYARLCLAPYKGFINPRLTPVTDENGAIVDIAIDYTEAYDEQMLRYSTHYSFLSTENLETK
- a CDS encoding HAD family hydrolase, producing MINYDLQKIRAIVLDVDGVLSAQTITLASDGEPLRTVNIKDGYAIQLACKQELRIGIITGGDTQAVRLRYERLGVKDLYMKTAVKLTAYEDFIEKYGLRDEEVMYMGDDVPDFEVMTRCGCPCCPADACADIKNVSLYVSHYPGGQGCVRDIIEQTMRAQNKWMNTAKAFGW
- a CDS encoding adenylosuccinate synthase, whose amino-acid sequence is MSKGKVDVLLGLQWGDEGKGKVVDVLTPEYDVIARFQGGPNAGHTLEFNGEKYVLRSIPSGIFQGGKVNVIGNGVVLAPDLFMAEAQELERSGHDLKSRLYISRKAHLIMPTHRLLDAAYESAKGASKVGTTGKGIGPAYTDKVSRNGLRVGDIFDGFEEKYTQHKTQHEAILRSLNYTHYDLSQTEQAWMKGVNYLRGFNIVDSEHELNHLLQNGKSILCEGAQGTMLDVDFGSYPFVTSSNTITAGACSGLGIGPNKIGNVYGIMKAYCTRVGSGPFPTELFDKTGKQLRDLGHEYGAVTGRERRCGWIDLVALRYAIMINGVTHLIMMKSDVLDGFSTIKACIAYQRDGKILDDFPYDIEHNIQPVYKELPGWQTDMTGLTSEDQFPAAFKAYIDFLEEELKTPIKIVSIGPDRKQTIVRKG
- a CDS encoding AraC family transcriptional regulator — translated: MANSVETQGKKKDSPIFINPHLMGKLARNINQEISVNQKYKDKHYSAKQLAKDLGTNTRYVSTVINRQFGMNYTSFVNKFRIEEAMRLLKDDRMSHLNIEEVSDAVGFSTRQSFYTSFKRIVGMTPREYRISQYDVVE
- a CDS encoding DNA alkylation repair protein codes for the protein MTEATHQRLMAIKQSFRFVMDGTTSRLMASKGATYKINWGVPFHELRKMAQDYGKDYDLAVELWKEDIRECKILATLIMPPERMSTDLVDVWMEQPLSQEMAEMLAFNLYQYLSFAPALAYRWMAAEDVSRQICAYHILARLFMRGQEPNERGADEYLDQVDAALHHDHLGVRRAASASLQKFSLLGEEYAKRVTPWLQSI
- a CDS encoding Maf-like protein, coding for MKSYQLILASQSPRRKELLEGLGIPFCVRVIEGIDESFPEDLPIEDIPVYISKQKASVYAKCIAEDEVVLTADTVVVCQGQVLGKPKDEDDARRMLNLLSGRTHEVITGVTVKTREEEKSFSVVTEVQFKSLTPQEIDFYIRRFKPFDKAGAYGIQEWIGYIGVISIHGSYFNVMGLPVQRIYEELKTFFPIS
- a CDS encoding Fur family transcriptional regulator; protein product: MKTDINNKARRILDAYLEANGHRKTTERYTILNAACHINGHFSLEDLSDAITVAGLKVSRATLYNTMRLFARLQLVVRHRLADGTKYEMNLGDDCHCHQVCTLCGAVSEVRIPEVSRVLEAATFNNFRQDGFTLYLYGVCSECQNRLERTKKSEKKRKLVKEKTI